Below is a genomic region from Gopherus flavomarginatus isolate rGopFla2 chromosome 9, rGopFla2.mat.asm, whole genome shotgun sequence.
CACTCTGATTTAGAAAAGTGCTAGGACCTCCTCAGGTGATTAGTTACCTTCCCTGCAAGAATTCAGGCAGTTATGAGCTCTGGCTTTAATGAAAattatttgcaatttttttttttaaggcaagttTTGCAAAGAAAATTGCACTGGAtgggaatggggtgtgggaagAGAACACCAACGAAACAGATATCTCTCTTCCTtttctcatcccctcccccacaaccctccttaATGTAGCTTGCATAAAGTGACAGTTCAGAATAGAAGAGATCTTTAAAATCCGcatgtttggggaaaaaatagttccTGGATTGATATATCATGAATCCTAAATGAATGGAAAATAATCTCCTACCAGAAACACTTGGATTCTATTGTGTAATATTGAAGTCTGACTCCTTCAGTACTGGTAAATCAATGGAGGGAACTAGCAGATCTCTACTGACTGAAGTATAAATCAAAGTTGAACTGTTCTGATGCTCTATTATGGGTTGAGAGGACATACCTAAATAAATTACTCCATAGATCTTTTGATATTCGAGTCTTTCAAGGATTCAGACATAACCAGCTACAACCTCTTCATCCATTTCACAGCATCCAGATAGCAGACTGAGGAGCTTCACTTTGATACTATATTTCAGAGTCAAAGAATTAGGGAAGTGATGCCTTCTTTCATTCaggtaggatttttaaaatcacttcacAAATCTTTACTGGAGAGTTTAGGGAACGCGTACATTGATTTTATCACTCCTACGTATCTGAAGCACATCAGCATAAGCTAAAAAACATgaagagtggggggaggggctctgattTATCCATCACTCACTCCCATCAACACCAATCAATAACTGCACACAGCCCAGGAGATCAGTTTATGATTTTATCTAATTTATTTTCTATTGAGTGAAACTGGATGTAGAATTTAACTCTCAGATTTAACAAAGGGcctggctacactacagagttgcagcgctggtgagggggttacagcgctgcaacttaggatgtggccacacttgcaaagcacggccagcgctgcaactccctggttgcagtgctggctgtacacccggtcgagcctcgggtgtagggattccagcgctggtgatccagcgctggtcagcaagtgtggacacccaccagcgcttttattgacctccgtggtataaggaggtatcccagcataccttagaagcctctctggtaatcatgcacactccactgccctgggctcagctgacccctcctttaaatgccccgggaattttaaaaatccccttcctgtttgctcagccaggtgtggagtgcattcaatcattcaatcaatcagcgaccatgcctccacgccccaaacgagccccagcatggaacaattcagagctgcaggacctcatcagtgtttggggtgaggaggctgtgcaagcacagctgcgctccagaaggagaaattatgatacctatgggcagatatcgcagtccttgctgagaaggggccatgaatgggacgcgttgcagtgcagggtcaaaataaaagagctgaggagtgcttactgcaaagtccgtgagggaaatcgccgctcaggagctgcccccacaacctgccgtttttaccaggagctggatgccatacttgggtgtgaccccactgccaatccgaggaccacgatggagagttcagaggagggagaagtgggggagggtgaagaggaagccgacagtgaggctactggcgtggagggagacaccccggagtcccaggaggcatgcagccaggagctcttctcaagccaggaggaggctagccagtcgcagcagctggaagttgctggtgaggaagaaactgaggagcgtgctcggggtaagcaaatttttatgttttgggagaggagggtttgggttatggctgcctgcatgcatgcctacacgtggaatagcccattgatttgctctatcacgtctctgtaatctgcctcggtaatctcttgaaaagttgcagccagagcgtgcgcaatgtgctttctcaagtttatcgggagagccaccgtggtccttgtcccggtcaggctaactcgtccgatccactgtgcagcgaggggtgggggggaccatggctgcacacaggcaagctgcataggggccagggtggaatccacattgctgtagaagaccctccctctcttcccaggtaacacgcagcagtgatatatctggcagtaggaaaccctgttgagaatttagggatacttgagtgcagggcgccaggttcgcggtcccccccccagccccgcggtgcgttccggtctccccacccccttcccagcaggcagccagccccgcggtgcgctccggtctcccccccccacccttcccagcaggcatccagccccgcggtgcgctccggtgttcccccacccttcccagcaggcagccagcacagctgtgcgttccccccccccaccagcaggccggcagttacgcggacaccccccccccccaccagcagctcgccaccttcctgttcactactgtcccctgtgcaggacaccagctacctcctgtacccagtgcagataaaccccagtgacccatcggtcaattccccctcccaggtgtactcggggcagaaacactcaccccattgctcgccatgacttagcttccctggcctctctgtgttatgtgaggtatgtgggaaggatgctacaagaAGTCTAAAaacttcactgtgtgataataaacaaacaatgtagcctctgtgcattacatggttctatctttgttttttctagtgaccttgactaatgcagccggatcactggcctcacgtcgcttgcagaacttgagaagaaatcccagaaaatcaaaagaagaattgatcaaagcagttatgaatcactacaacagagaaagtaggaagacgcaggaatggaaagagaaaatgtatgaatggagagagaaaacgtatgactggaggcaaacagaaagcaggagaaaggaattggctatcaaaaaaaccctcaaagcagatgataagcctcctggctcgccaaactgagtctttcgagtctctcgtagccatgcaggcagatatgtaccgtggtaacccacagccctcccaaagctctctttcttgttccccagtatttgcacaaaacatctttctccagcagccagtttcttattaccaccagctgcccccaacacctgtacgatcacctaccagccctgataactataattcttaccctgtgcactccacctccattaccctgcagcatagtaatcctgaagtgcagcagacattgaacagtaatcaaaacaggacatattcaaacctctgaatgtacagtccaccaccctaacccccctggccttttatgtactgcactttgaataaaggattttatggcttttacaatacgttttattattgcaggaagtggtaaatattgtaccccaaggtagaacaaagcacagccaaggcaccaaacattactgttggctctcagcatcaaattgctcccttaaagcatccctaatccttaaagctctttcctgggcctccctagtagccctgctctctggctgtgcaaattcatcctctaggcatcgaacctcggaggtccattcctcactgaatctttcacccttcccttcacaaatattatggagggtacagcacacggatataacagcggagatgctgctttcccccaaatctagcttcccataaagacatcaccagcgggctttcaaacggccaaaagcacactccacagtcattctgcaccggctcagcctgtagttgaaccagtccttgctcctgtcaagcttccctgtatacggcttcatgagccatggcattaaggggtaagcggggtctccaaggatcacagtgggcatttcgacgtcccctactgtgatcttgcgctctgggaaaaaagtcccggccctcagcctcctgaacagggaactgttccgaaagatgcgtgcatcgtgcacctttccaggccatcctgagtaaatgtcagtgaaacgcccacggtgatccacaagcgcttgcagaaccacggagaaataccccttgcgattaacgtactctgatgccaggtggggtggtgacagaataggaatatgcgtcccatctattgcccctccacagttagggaaactcatttctgcaaagccatccacaatgtcctgcacattcccaagagtcacagttcttcttaacaGGGTgcaattaatggctgtgcaaacttgcatcagcaccattccaacggtggactttcccactccaaactggttcgccaccgatcggtagctgtgtggagttgccagcttccagattgcaatagccacccgcttcgccactggcagggcagctctcaatctcgtgtccctgcgccgcagggtaggggcgagctcagcacacagtgacatgaaagtggcttttctcattcgaaagttctgcagccactgctcgtcatcccaggcttgcaggatgatgtgatcctaccactgagtgctggtttcccgagcccaaaggcgccgttccacggtgctgagcacgtctgttactgccacaagcaattgagtgtcttcagcgtcaggtgtttcaatatcatcgtctgactcctcactgtcactttgcagctgaaggaatagctccactgccatgcgtgatgtgctggcaacattcatcagcaaggtcctcagcagctcaggctccatttgtaacagaaatctcagaaatcgcgctgcagactcacaatgccgccaaactgctcggaatgtgtagcaaagcaccacgaggtgttggaacaggaagcagaaagacctgcacacttccttccccttcccacaagccacagcgccaaaatgggacgaggtgctctgtgggatagctgcccacaatgcaccactcccaacagtgctgcaagtgctgtaaatgtgaccacactgcagcgctggtagctgtcagtgtggccacactgcagcgctggccctacacagctgtacgaacacagctgtaactaccagcgctgcaaaactgtaagtgtagccatacccaaagacaTTTAATTAAATATCATGATGACAGTAAGAGAATACTATACCCGTTACCAGAGTCTTCCAAGCATTACACAATCTGCAATTGACTCAAGTACAGACAACAGAGGTAGGGAAAATATCAAAGAATAATGATGGGAAAAATGTTTGTGATCATGCTCGAGAGTTTAAACATAATACCCAAACTGGATGATTGGGAATGTGTATCCTATTCACAAGGTTAACAGAATTTACCCTAATATAGGATTGTTgaaatgtttttaatatttcacaagtaatttgggggggggaggagggagaagggagagtcAAGCTATAGGAATCCTACATATGGGCAATGGGCCGCTCTCTCAATCAATCAAATATTAGGATAAAAGTTAATTGTATCACCACAAACAGCAAAGAGCACTAAACCCAATTAGAACGACATAAAAGACAAAGGGTCTGAAAAACTTTCTATTATGCCCAGCTCTATCTGTAGAACAAATTAAAGCAAAATAGACTGaccaaactgaaacaaagaatctAACTCACAGAAAGCATCACCTAGACCTATAAATCCAAgaattaccaaaataaaatatttaggtGCTTGATGGGTATGTGTTAATTAACTGGAAGAAGATTTATCTCAGCCTGAACTCCTCAGTTTATGAGCACATTGTTATTATAGGCTCTAGCAAGTTTGTTAAAGTGCtgaaccagcttttgacagtagTCTTTTCTGCAGatgcagaaagaatattttcttcacttcAGTTTATTTAATTAGTTCAAACCAATGACTGGTTTATTCAAAGTTAACAACCCAGTTGGGAGTAGAAAAGGCATGAAAACTTATCTTCTCCATCTAtaaataaaaactaggtgtgagaggatgagatctactagttctaaaatcttgaaggacaacAGCAAGCAGAAAAAATATCTGTTCAATTCACTTAGTACAGATAATActctgtttaataaatcagttaatttaaaatgcaaaatatgttttgatgTACTTTGATAAAATTTTgtatgtatccagcacatttgaaatagttttattcaacaatttaaaaaatgccatttttatgcACTGTCTGTTGaacttgacacaaatcacaagtaaaaaaaaacagtCATCTAGTAAGAAATGCATCGTTCACCAtttaacaaaaatgtaaaaattaaggatgtataaaaatgtaatttaagcTATATAGTTGCTTAATAAATGTGCATCAATATAGCATATCCTgattagcaaaaagaagcaccaagttaagtgtaaaggctatatttaattgcaaatcaacatgctttaatggttaccaaccaatgagaatcagcCTCTCTTTAGGAAAATACCTAAAAAGTACAAATGGCAAAACAAGAGTAAAACTGATTATTAAAATCAAGGATTCCTGCCTGCTTATTTCAATCATGATTAAATATCAGTGATTTAAATTTTGTTCATTTAAACCAGTCCACCTTGAAGCAAAATAAATCGGAAATACTgatcaatttttctccatttgtaagcttAAAAACAGCAATCCCCATGCTTCAGTCTATgcagatgtttaaaaataaaactaatccctTAAAATGAGTTTATAACAGAAATCCTTTCAGATCTTTAATTGTAACAATGGTTAGAGGCGCTTACCACTGACTTCCAAAAGTTCAGtgctttgactttctttaaagctTCAGCAACAAATatgtactgcttaatattattattttaatagtcTTAACATTATAATCTAACATAGGTTgtctaatttcaaatttaattttaaatagatttttaaaaacctgtatttaatttaaaaaagttaaaaaaatccaatttgtaATTTTTATCCACCATACACCGGACCCTCGCTAGAACGCGTGTCTATATAGCGCAAATTCACATATTACGTGGTCGCGGCCATGGAGcacaaatttaattactttaattgcaAATCATTTTAACGTAGTCCCCGCTATAACACAGTCCCTGCATTAACATGGTACCGCGCATGGATCCCAAATCCTGCGTTCTAGTGAGGGTACAGTGTATTTTGCTTACCTCCAGCTCAGAGGTTAGACCTTTTTATATTTCAAAAAATGAGATTAATATATctttagttcagtggttctcaaactttagcaaaccGAGGCCCAcccttttgattaaaaaaaatgtggggaCCCACTCCTTtgacccacccctgccccaactgttCTCCAAAACCCCTCCTCCCGCTCGTtctatcccccctccctctgtcactcactctcccccatcctcactcactttcactgggctggggaagggggttagcGTGTGTGTGGTGAGGGCTATGGCTGGGGAtacaggctctggtgtggggccagggatgaggggtttggggtgcaggagagcgcTCATGGTAAGGGTGTGGGCTCCGGAAGGGAgtctgggtgcgggaggggggtgagggcctcagctggaggtgcaggctctgggctggggcaggcagttggggtactggagggggctccaggctggggtaagAGTGCCAGAGGGggttgagggctccggctgggagtgcaggctctgggatggggccagggatgagtggACTGGGATAAGGAAAAGGGATTCAGGCTGAGGTAGGGGGTTGGCGTGAGGGCTGTAGCTTGGGGTGtgttctctggggtggggccgggggtgtGGGGTTTGAAGTGCAGAAGCAGGCTCAGGGCCGAGGgttcagggggtgcaggctccgggagacagcgtgggtgtgggaggggactctgggctggggcagagggttggggtgtggaagtgggtttggggaagcagctgccaggtccctgcagccccacgGCACATGGACAGCCAGTGAAGCTCCACACACTGCGCTCATACcggcaggtgccacccctgcagctcccattggttgcggttcccagccaatgggagctgcagagccaggactCAGGCGTGGGCAAcacatggagcctccctggccacccatgtgcCTAGATTCTACAGGACCTGGCAGAAGTTTCCAGGAGCCGTGCAGAACCAAGGCAGGTAGGGAGCACtcggagagagggggaggagttgatcagtggggcctgcAGACCCCCAGGATACCCTCACAGACCCCGAGAGTCATAGAACCCAGTTTGAGAAAAACTGTTCTAGTTCACATACAGAGTAAAGAATTAATAAAAAGTTAAAGTGCTTATGTAGCCTGATCTATAGATTACTTAAGAAgtcccagttatcactttgagaATTGACAGGTTTGTGTTCCAAGATCAGGCCCATTTAtattcaaattattatatagttgggaacctcgatgtgcacagttgcaacactcactATAGGAACGCCTGTATATTTACAAATAGTGGCTAGTGAACATATTAAAACTACTTTTCATATGGTTTATTTTCAATCCATTGCCTATTAcagataaaatattaaaatacaatttgTTAATATAAAATTTGTTGTACACACATTCAACAGCTCAATGAGCATGGTACAAACACATAGGGGTAAAGAGAACCGTTCCCGTACACTCCAATTAAGAATTAATGCCAGTCCTGCCTGATTACTGATGGTAATATTAAATGCATTATTGATAAAATCAGTATTAACTTTACTAAAATTAGTAGTACTTTACAGAGGAACTGTGAAACTAAAATTGAGTAAAATTCAGAAATGTACTAAACATTCCCCTCTTGCAGCCAGGCAGAGGCCTGGGTTATTCagcaaaaatgtttggttttattaTCAAAATCATCGTTGGGTTCCATGTCTATCCTTTCAGGCTAATTAGAGACATCCTGAAAACTTCTTTCTTGGATGTCACCAACACTGGCAGTCACAGGCAACAAATGACTCTTCCAGATCTGTAACATTTCAAGGTGAAGATTCTAAGGGTGTCTTCGGTGAACTCAGAAGAACCTATATGGACACCTAAATGCTTCCTGCGGTCTCGTTAGCAAGAGGCACTTTTCTACGTATTTCAGGACATGAAATAATTTAGTATAGTACTTCATTACATTATGTCTAAGTATTGTGAATTTAAGATAGAAATCAAAGCATATACAGACTCCACTGGAGCAGTTTTACTGACACAAAACCAGGTCCAAATGAGCcttaaatattacagtaatggtATAGTGTTCAAGTATAACACATGTATTTTAACAAATTAAATGTTATGGGTCAGGCTTGCATTTTTATAATGAAAGTCCTGACAGATATTGTGTCTCAGTTGTAATGCTGCTCAAAATTCTGAATAGTGGCTGTGAAACGGAGCAGAATCTTGTTAATTTTGATATGCTGCTTAGAAAATATATGAGGAAATGTCTGCAGGCTCAGGAAGACAATTTTGTGCTGGTTCATATTTAAAAGATTTTCTTTACTACTAGGAAgccagagattttttaaaaagataaaagctTACATTCTGTAGCAACTGATCCCTTAGGTGGCATCATCAATACATACATTTACTAATGAAAACTTCCTTCTCACCAGCAgtacacacaagcacacacattTAAGCATACATATCTCTGTCAGAATCATGTAAATCTCCATGGCCAGAATCAACATGTGTCAATAAGGCACCCACTTCATTGATTATAACATTTATTTTGACTCCTGAGAGCCGTGACAATTATAAAGTCTAAATCTGTTAATGTAATGTTAAGAATTGGaacatacaaacacacaacaaggAGCATCCTCCTTCACTGAGCAAGTATCACCTTGTCTGCCTTaggaaataaagaaagaaagcagcACTTTTACCTGTGAGTAAAATAAAGCCACAAAACAGGTTTAGATCAGTTTGTAAAATTCTATTCACTTGAAGCAAATCATTTTTGAGTGGCAAGTTAATTATTTAGTCTTGCAATCTAGAAGAATGGACAAAGAGAATGCGTTCCTAGATTGGTAAATTTTCATGGCAATTTTTCAAGTTTGACTTAGACAATACTGAAGGTGGGGCTAGAGAGGGGAAAGCAAATTACAGTCACCTTAACACTtggctcttatatagcacttctcCTCCCTTAGATCTTATCCAccatgggtatggctacacttgcagccatacagtgctgctgtgggagcaagtggcagcgctttgaagtgcaagtgtggttgcagcgccaacACTGGGAGATAGCTCTCCCAGCgatgcaggtactccacctccccatgggaatgagcttgcagcgctgggagccacgctcccagcactggggcactgtttacactggtgctttgcagcgctgtaatttGCTACActcagggggggtgttttttcacaaccctgagcgagaaagttgcagcgctgtaaagcgccaatgtagCCAAGGCCCATGTGCCTAAGTATTAAACACATTTGATCCTTTCTTTCATTACACTAGGCAACATCACATGCTCTAGGTAGTTCTTTACAAATTAACTAACTCAATTTTTCAAGCAGTTTCAGTATTCTCAAGAGTTGTCCGAGAACCCTGGAAACGCAACTCAGTTAACCCACAAAACAACAGGTACAGTATTACAGCAAAAGAGTAAGCTTTCCTACACCTACTTTCCCACCCAACAGCATGCTTCAAACTTGACCTAGACATGTCACTGCCAGAAGCAAGAGGATAGTTTGGACTCCATGCCTATTTAATCCTGGATGCTCCATCTGCAAACAGGGAGATTCAATTAGTAGCAATTCTGGTGATGGTTTGTGAGGTGGACACCTGCCCCCAGGAAATGGCTGAAATCACCTACTCATCTCACACTGGCCAGGTTGCTCTGGGAGGATGCAAGACCTCAGGCAGACAGCCAGGGAATTCAGCTCTGAGTTGTCTTCTCCTCTCCTGCCCTACTGCTAAAGAGGAAGGCCTATGTTATAGAGTTTCCATGGAACATGGGGACTCCCAAC
It encodes:
- the LOC127058209 gene encoding zinc finger and SCAN domain-containing protein 20-like, which translates into the protein MHTPLPWAQLTPPLNAPGILKIPFLFAQPGVECIQSFNQSATMPPRPKRAPAWNNSELQDLISVWGEEAVQAQLRSRRRNYDTYGQISQSLLRRGHEWDALQCRVKIKELRSAYCKVREGNRRSGAAPTTCRFYQELDAILGCDPTANPRTTMESSEEGEVGEGEEEADSEATGVEGDTPESQEACSQELFSSQEEASQSQQLEVAGEEETEERARVTLTNAAGSLASRRLQNLRRNPRKSKEELIKAVMNHYNRESRKTQEWKEKMYEWREKTYDWRQTESRRKELAIKKTLKADDKPPGSPN